One segment of Niabella beijingensis DNA contains the following:
- the uvrA gene encoding excinuclease ABC subunit UvrA: protein MAKAKTVEKKDEIFVKGARVHNLKNVTVGFPRNKFIVVTGVSGSGKSSLTIDTLYAEGQRRYAESLSAYARQFLNRMNKPDVDYIKNLCPAIAIEQKVITRTPRSTVGTMTEIYDYLRLLFARAGTTISPVSGKEVKKDDVSDVIAAVEKLEEGSKVFILVAFKQHSNRNVREELNILLQKGFTRVATGEGTGATDLEVLDIEDLLEQDDAAVSRLLGGAKSKSSKPVYILIDRIIARELDEDDRHRLSDSIGTAFYEGEGTVFVQTVSAAGKSRLFDFNNRFELDGIVFEEPNPNLFSFNNPLGACPTCEGFSLVLGIDADLVIPDKRLSVFEGAVAPWKGEKLGKWKDRFIRAAAKYDFPIHKPVADLTKEQYELLWKGASSVYGVQDFFKEVEQNLYKVQYRVLLSRYRGRTTCPDCNGYRLRKEALYVKVAGKHIGELGEMPARDLKTWFEKLKLPAHKAAIAKRILLEISNRLDTLLKVGLGYLTMSRVANTLSGGESQRIQLTRSLGSNLTNSLYILDEPSIGLHSRDTDNLIQVLKELRDLNNTVVVVEHDDMVMRHADHIIDMGPLAAHLGGEVVAEGTYKELLKDKNSLTGKYLSGTFSIEPPAATRKWTRFIKVEGARQHNLKDITVTFPLNVLAVVSGVSGSGKTTLVKQILYPALQKLKGEPVVSGDKIGFHKAITGDVESVQQIEMVDQNPIGKSSRSNPVTYIKAYDEIRDLFAKQPLSKMRGFLPKHFSFNVDGGRCDTCKGEGEQIVEMQFLADVHLVCESCGGKRFKEEVLEVKYKDNNIHDVLEMSVDAALEFFKEDKKIKEAIQPLSDVGLGYIKLGQSSDTLSGGEAQRVKLASFLGKGKSNHKVLFIFDEPTTGLHFHDIKKLLASFNALIEQGHTVLVIEHNTDVIKSADWLIELGPEAGDGGGELVYEGAPSGIKKVKNSYTGKYL, encoded by the coding sequence ATGGCGAAGGCAAAAACCGTGGAAAAGAAAGATGAGATTTTTGTGAAAGGCGCCCGGGTACATAACTTGAAAAATGTAACAGTTGGTTTTCCCAGAAATAAATTTATAGTGGTAACAGGTGTTTCCGGATCCGGGAAGTCCTCGCTTACCATTGATACCCTTTATGCGGAGGGACAGCGCCGTTATGCGGAAAGCCTGAGCGCTTATGCCCGCCAGTTTTTAAACCGCATGAACAAACCGGATGTGGATTATATCAAAAATCTTTGTCCGGCCATTGCCATCGAGCAAAAGGTGATCACCCGCACGCCACGCAGTACCGTGGGTACGATGACTGAAATTTATGATTACCTGCGGCTGCTGTTTGCAAGAGCCGGTACTACCATTTCTCCTGTTTCCGGAAAGGAAGTAAAGAAAGATGATGTGTCGGATGTGATTGCGGCTGTTGAAAAACTGGAAGAGGGAAGTAAGGTATTTATACTCGTTGCCTTTAAACAGCATTCGAACCGGAATGTGCGTGAGGAGCTGAACATCCTGCTGCAAAAGGGTTTTACCCGCGTTGCAACTGGGGAAGGCACAGGTGCCACCGACCTGGAAGTGCTGGATATTGAAGACCTGCTGGAGCAGGATGATGCGGCTGTTTCGCGGTTGCTGGGGGGGGCAAAATCGAAGTCGTCCAAACCCGTATATATCCTCATCGACCGGATCATTGCACGCGAACTGGATGAGGACGACCGTCATCGCCTTAGTGATTCCATCGGTACTGCTTTTTATGAAGGTGAAGGTACCGTTTTTGTGCAGACAGTTTCTGCTGCCGGTAAATCGCGGCTGTTTGATTTCAATAACCGCTTTGAACTGGATGGGATCGTATTTGAAGAACCCAATCCTAATTTGTTTTCTTTTAATAATCCACTGGGCGCCTGTCCTACCTGTGAGGGATTCAGTCTGGTGCTGGGTATTGATGCCGACCTGGTGATCCCGGACAAACGGCTGAGTGTTTTTGAAGGAGCGGTGGCCCCCTGGAAGGGTGAAAAACTGGGCAAATGGAAAGACCGTTTTATAAGAGCGGCTGCCAAATATGATTTTCCGATCCATAAACCGGTGGCGGATCTTACAAAAGAGCAATATGAATTACTGTGGAAAGGAGCCAGTTCGGTATATGGCGTGCAGGATTTTTTTAAAGAGGTAGAACAGAATCTTTATAAGGTACAATACCGGGTGCTGCTGAGCCGCTACCGGGGACGCACTACCTGTCCCGATTGTAACGGGTACCGTCTGCGCAAGGAAGCGCTCTATGTAAAGGTGGCCGGTAAACATATTGGCGAGCTGGGGGAAATGCCGGCGCGTGACCTGAAGACCTGGTTCGAAAAATTAAAATTGCCGGCTCATAAAGCAGCCATTGCCAAACGGATCCTGCTGGAAATATCCAACCGGCTGGATACCCTGTTGAAAGTGGGACTGGGCTACCTTACCATGAGCCGTGTGGCCAATACGCTCAGCGGCGGTGAAAGCCAGCGGATCCAGCTGACCCGGAGCCTGGGAAGCAACCTCACCAATTCCCTGTACATACTGGATGAACCTTCCATCGGGCTTCATTCCAGGGATACCGACAACCTGATCCAGGTGCTGAAAGAATTGCGGGATCTGAATAACACGGTGGTGGTGGTAGAGCACGACGACATGGTAATGCGTCATGCAGATCATATCATTGATATGGGACCGCTTGCGGCACATCTCGGAGGAGAAGTGGTAGCGGAGGGCACTTATAAAGAATTGCTGAAAGATAAGAACAGTCTTACCGGTAAATACCTGAGCGGTACTTTTTCCATAGAGCCGCCGGCTGCTACCCGCAAATGGACGCGTTTTATAAAAGTAGAAGGTGCACGTCAGCATAACCTGAAAGATATTACGGTTACCTTTCCGCTGAACGTACTGGCGGTGGTAAGCGGCGTGAGCGGAAGTGGTAAAACCACGCTGGTAAAACAGATCCTGTATCCCGCGCTGCAAAAGTTGAAAGGAGAGCCGGTGGTTTCCGGCGATAAAATCGGTTTTCACAAGGCCATAACGGGTGATGTGGAAAGTGTGCAGCAAATTGAAATGGTGGATCAGAATCCCATTGGTAAATCGTCCCGCAGCAACCCGGTAACCTATATCAAAGCATATGACGAGATCCGCGACCTCTTTGCAAAGCAACCCCTGAGCAAGATGCGGGGTTTTCTTCCCAAACATTTTTCCTTTAATGTGGATGGGGGGCGTTGCGATACCTGCAAGGGCGAGGGAGAACAGATCGTGGAAATGCAGTTCCTTGCGGATGTGCACCTGGTTTGCGAAAGCTGCGGCGGCAAACGGTTTAAAGAAGAAGTGCTGGAAGTAAAATATAAGGATAACAACATTCATGATGTTCTTGAAATGAGCGTGGATGCGGCGCTGGAATTTTTTAAAGAGGATAAAAAAATAAAGGAAGCAATACAGCCGCTGAGCGATGTGGGACTGGGATACATTAAGCTGGGGCAGTCGTCGGATACGCTTTCCGGCGGAGAAGCACAACGGGTAAAGCTGGCTTCGTTTTTAGGTAAGGGAAAAAGCAATCATAAAGTACTCTTTATTTTTGATGAACCCACAACAGGACTTCATTTTCATGACATCAAAAAACTGCTGGCCTCCTTTAACGCATTGATCGAACAGGGGCATACGGTGCTGGTGATTGAACACAATACTGATGTGATCAAAAGCGCCGACTGGCTGATCGAACTCGGTCCGGAAGCGGGCGACGGCGGCGGCGAGCTGGTATATGAAGGAGCACCTTCCGGAATAAAAAAAGTAAAGAACAGTTACACCGGGAAATACCTGTAA
- a CDS encoding RNA polymerase sigma factor, with protein MITYLKKTDNELINLFSKGHTPALDSLLNRYQDKLFNTVLFLVKDKYHAEDICQDVFIKIIETLKNGKYKEEGKFLPWAMRIAHNLCVDYFRKLKRIPFTKNTVDHEVLDAINSSEQNVEEKIITVQNIGKAQDMLEQLPEEQREVIILRHFANLSFKEIADMTGCSINTALGRMRYGLLNLRKMMTGK; from the coding sequence ATGATAACTTACTTAAAGAAGACTGATAACGAGCTCATAAATTTATTTTCAAAAGGACATACACCTGCGCTGGATTCATTACTGAACCGCTACCAGGATAAGCTTTTCAATACCGTATTGTTTTTGGTTAAGGATAAATATCATGCCGAGGATATTTGCCAGGATGTTTTTATAAAGATCATCGAAACATTGAAGAATGGCAAATACAAGGAAGAAGGCAAGTTTTTACCCTGGGCCATGCGTATTGCCCACAATCTTTGTGTGGACTATTTCAGAAAGCTGAAACGTATCCCTTTTACCAAGAACACGGTGGATCATGAAGTGCTGGACGCGATCAATTCTTCGGAACAGAATGTGGAAGAAAAGATCATCACGGTTCAGAACATCGGCAAAGCCCAGGACATGCTGGAGCAACTGCCGGAAGAACAGAGAGAGGTGATCATCCTGCGTCATTTTGCAAACCTGAGTTTTAAGGAAATAGCCGACATGACCGGCTGCAGCATCAACACTGCACTGGGACGGATGCGCTATGGCCTGTTGAATCTCAGGAAAATGATGACAGGTAAATAA
- a CDS encoding SusC/RagA family TonB-linked outer membrane protein, with translation MKNKIAFALFLRLLFCGCMFYSGSTVIAQVPSRTITGHVRDSLGKALIGVTVSISSGSKSTVTGTSGAYSLSGVTDQDTLSFSFVGFTSAEEVVGTRTVIDVKLNGSTTALSEVVVIGYGTAQKKDLTGAVASIKASRLENENPSSVQDIVRGNVPGVNATQGVSAKGVGNLTVRGKTSLTAGTNPLIVLDGVIYQGQLADINPNDVANIDVLKDASSAAVFGSKAASGVILVTTKRGSSRKPQIVLNSNVGFAELSKNEPLYDGPGFLGWRSDVFKSMNAASSKKYIYDDPRKLPDTVSLDRWMDGKTGDPMDIWMTRIGMRPVEIENYKAGRTTDWYDMMFQKGLRQDHTLSLSGRSDAVNYYMSLGYTNNKGIIVGDQYKTIRARVNLEGKIADWMSAGMNFQFADRDESQVPVDWGQMINASPYGSVYNDDGSLRDSPNDDLGNNANPFADNHYVNRLRKNNTLFGTIYLKGTLPYGFSYQINYTPNFDFYRYFNGISADHPNYRARMGFAERTSQTTYNWQWDNLIKWNRTFGEHQFDVTFLVNAEKFQSWQEKMTNEGFTPSDVLSWHNIGAGIKPIVSSDDQKSTGDALMGRLNYTFKNRYLFTASVRRDGYSAFGLGNPRATFPALAAGWIFTDENFMKNATWINYGKLRYSWGVNGNRDIGRYVALSNLETGKYQYITADGTTLLVSQLWVDRMANPGLKWEQTTSNNIGFDFAFLNNRLSGSIDVYKKKTKDLLVLRSLPNVGGFDNRMDNLGGVENRGFEIALNSTNITGENFSWRSTVNFWLNRNKITSLYGKSNDYDANGNVIGESEKDDVARKWFIGHDINSVWDQKVLGVWQESEAEEAAKYGVAPGDFKIEDVNGDYKYSDADRQFLGYSTPRFQWTLRNEFTIYKNFDFAFMIYSNWGQLRPFNRAKNNTGFLDRSSSYTLPYWTPENPINDYARLFSSNGSASYDVYRKASFIRLSTISLAYTVPKRILERAKIQGLKFYISASNLAVFAPDWDFWDPEYFRAKEDFNLTEDNNDPIPSPRNFTFGLNLTL, from the coding sequence ATGAAAAATAAGATTGCGTTTGCATTATTCCTTCGTCTGCTGTTTTGCGGATGTATGTTCTATTCCGGAAGCACTGTCATTGCACAGGTGCCCTCCCGCACCATCACCGGTCATGTACGCGATTCCCTGGGGAAAGCACTAATCGGTGTTACAGTCAGTATCAGTAGCGGCTCAAAGTCCACAGTAACCGGCACTTCCGGCGCTTACTCCCTTTCGGGGGTCACAGATCAGGACACGCTTTCATTCAGCTTCGTTGGCTTTACTTCTGCGGAAGAAGTCGTGGGCACAAGAACGGTCATTGATGTAAAGCTGAATGGCAGTACCACGGCGCTCAGTGAGGTCGTCGTCATCGGTTATGGTACTGCTCAGAAAAAAGATCTTACAGGAGCCGTGGCTTCTATCAAGGCCTCCCGGCTGGAGAACGAGAACCCGTCCAGTGTCCAGGACATTGTGCGGGGCAATGTTCCGGGCGTTAACGCCACACAGGGTGTTTCCGCAAAAGGAGTCGGTAATCTAACCGTCAGGGGAAAGACCTCCCTCACCGCCGGAACCAATCCATTGATCGTACTGGATGGGGTTATTTACCAGGGACAGCTGGCAGACATTAACCCCAACGATGTTGCAAACATAGATGTGCTGAAGGATGCCAGTTCTGCGGCAGTTTTTGGTTCCAAAGCCGCCAGTGGTGTGATACTGGTTACTACAAAAAGAGGCAGCAGCCGGAAACCACAGATCGTGTTAAACAGCAATGTGGGGTTTGCTGAGCTCTCCAAAAACGAGCCCCTTTACGACGGACCCGGTTTTCTCGGATGGAGAAGCGACGTGTTTAAAAGTATGAATGCCGCTTCCTCAAAAAAATACATTTACGATGATCCGCGCAAGCTGCCCGATACCGTTTCCCTCGATCGCTGGATGGATGGAAAAACGGGAGATCCGATGGACATCTGGATGACAAGAATCGGTATGCGTCCTGTTGAAATAGAAAATTACAAAGCCGGCAGGACCACCGACTGGTATGACATGATGTTTCAAAAGGGACTGCGGCAGGATCATACCCTGAGCTTATCCGGCAGGTCCGATGCGGTTAATTATTACATGTCGCTGGGCTATACCAACAACAAAGGCATCATTGTGGGCGATCAGTACAAGACCATCCGTGCCCGCGTGAACCTGGAGGGTAAGATCGCTGACTGGATGTCGGCCGGTATGAACTTTCAGTTTGCAGACAGGGATGAAAGCCAGGTTCCTGTTGACTGGGGACAGATGATCAATGCCTCCCCTTATGGTTCCGTTTACAATGATGACGGCAGTTTAAGAGACAGTCCGAATGATGACCTGGGTAATAATGCCAACCCCTTTGCTGACAACCACTATGTAAACCGGTTGAGAAAGAACAACACTTTATTCGGAACCATCTATCTAAAAGGAACATTGCCCTATGGTTTTTCGTATCAGATCAATTATACCCCCAACTTTGATTTTTACCGGTACTTCAACGGCATTTCGGCAGATCACCCCAACTACAGAGCCAGGATGGGTTTTGCAGAGCGTACTTCGCAAACCACCTATAACTGGCAATGGGATAATCTGATCAAATGGAACCGGACATTCGGAGAACATCAGTTTGATGTGACCTTCCTCGTCAATGCAGAAAAGTTCCAGTCGTGGCAGGAAAAAATGACCAATGAAGGATTTACGCCAAGTGATGTGCTCAGCTGGCACAACATAGGCGCGGGTATCAAACCCATTGTTTCCAGCGACGATCAGAAAAGTACGGGCGATGCCCTGATGGGCCGTCTCAATTATACCTTCAAGAACAGGTACCTGTTCACCGCTTCAGTAAGACGGGATGGCTATTCTGCCTTTGGTCTGGGAAATCCCCGTGCCACGTTCCCCGCATTAGCGGCAGGATGGATCTTTACAGATGAGAACTTTATGAAAAACGCCACCTGGATCAATTACGGAAAACTGCGGTATTCCTGGGGGGTGAACGGGAACCGGGATATCGGCCGGTATGTGGCGCTCTCCAATCTCGAAACCGGGAAATATCAATACATCACCGCAGATGGAACAACCCTGCTGGTATCGCAGCTTTGGGTAGACCGTATGGCCAACCCCGGGCTGAAATGGGAACAGACCACCTCCAACAATATCGGTTTTGATTTTGCCTTCCTGAATAACCGGCTGAGCGGATCGATTGATGTTTACAAGAAAAAAACAAAAGACCTCCTGGTGCTTCGTTCCCTGCCCAATGTGGGCGGTTTCGACAACCGGATGGATAACCTCGGAGGAGTAGAAAACAGGGGATTTGAAATTGCACTGAATTCCACCAATATCACGGGAGAGAATTTTTCCTGGAGAAGTACGGTCAATTTCTGGCTGAACCGCAATAAGATCACCAGCCTTTATGGCAAATCGAATGATTATGATGCAAACGGGAATGTGATCGGTGAAAGCGAGAAAGATGACGTGGCCAGAAAATGGTTCATCGGGCACGACATCAATTCAGTATGGGATCAAAAAGTACTGGGCGTATGGCAGGAATCGGAAGCGGAAGAAGCAGCGAAATATGGTGTGGCGCCCGGCGACTTTAAGATCGAAGATGTAAACGGCGACTATAAATATTCGGATGCCGACCGGCAATTCCTGGGATATTCAACGCCTCGTTTTCAATGGACCCTGCGGAATGAATTTACCATCTACAAGAACTTTGATTTTGCCTTTATGATCTACTCCAACTGGGGACAGTTGCGTCCCTTTAACCGGGCAAAGAACAATACCGGTTTTCTCGACCGCTCCAGTTCTTATACACTTCCCTACTGGACCCCGGAAAATCCCATTAACGACTATGCCCGTCTTTTTTCCAGCAACGGCAGTGCCTCGTATGACGTATACCGTAAGGCTTCTTTCATAAGGCTCAGCACCATTTCCCTTGCGTATACGGTTCCCAAACGGATCCTTGAAAGGGCAAAGATACAGGGCCTCAAATTCTATATCAGCGCCAGCAACCTGGCGGTATTTGCGCCCGACTGGGACTTCTGGGATCCGGAGTATTTCCGTGCGAAAGAAGATTTTAATCTTACCGAAGACAACAACGATCCGATCCCTTCACCAAGGAACTTCACTTTCGGACTTAATTTAACCCTCTAA
- a CDS encoding RagB/SusD family nutrient uptake outer membrane protein, whose translation MRISKIVLILLSGLAVFITAGCKKSWLDAEPQSFYTPDNAYKDANGMRAALVACARNQRIEYYGDNPPILTEMLFSEVTVEGITDKSGPAQDLNLVINPDFAARYDDADHARIQYYWREGYRAIKYANTVITRIDDATYESEEERNAILGSAYFYRASRYYRLVHQFGDVPAVMKEPTEPKLDYYTTKREVILKKLKADLEFAEKWVPDNVNKGEVTKGAVSHLLTKVNLALGDFDAAIKSASNVIDGGTYHLMTAPFGNAPSNGSFPKNVIWDLHRPANKAIAENKEALFLIIDRFGDGGYDGGMRIMRQAVPFWGTYITTPTGKKGTNDNVSNIDVVQSDSVGRGIGRCRPTNYSQFEIWNDPKDLRHAKGNWMNMEDLVYNDMELKESNDPYYLKPLQYKDDKGNLLVSDTIRCWFGWPQYKTFIPDNENKPMQGGHTDWYVFRLAETYLLRAEAYFWKGDQANALADLNKVHTRAGASPLTGPVTMATILDERARELFYEEPRKTELTRISYIFAMTGKAAENGKTYSLNNFSDANYFYDRIIAKNNFYREGIRTNHNDQYTISPYHVLWPVPSDAIQGNINGRINQNKGYVGYELNKPPLDAIPEE comes from the coding sequence ATGCGTATCTCTAAAATAGTACTGATCCTTTTATCCGGTCTGGCGGTATTTATAACTGCCGGTTGTAAAAAAAGCTGGCTGGATGCAGAACCGCAATCCTTTTACACACCGGACAATGCCTATAAAGATGCAAACGGTATGCGCGCGGCCCTGGTAGCCTGTGCAAGAAACCAGCGTATTGAATACTATGGCGACAATCCGCCGATCCTTACTGAAATGCTTTTTTCCGAAGTAACCGTGGAAGGCATTACCGACAAATCCGGCCCGGCACAGGATCTTAACCTGGTGATCAATCCCGATTTTGCCGCACGGTATGATGATGCCGATCATGCCCGGATACAGTATTACTGGCGGGAAGGATACCGGGCTATCAAGTATGCCAATACCGTTATCACCCGGATCGATGATGCCACTTATGAATCCGAAGAAGAGCGGAATGCCATTTTAGGGTCTGCCTACTTTTACAGGGCCTCCCGCTATTACCGGCTGGTACACCAGTTTGGAGACGTGCCGGCAGTGATGAAAGAACCTACCGAGCCCAAACTGGATTACTACACCACAAAACGGGAAGTGATCCTGAAAAAGCTGAAAGCCGATCTGGAATTTGCTGAAAAATGGGTACCCGATAACGTTAACAAAGGCGAAGTAACCAAAGGTGCGGTAAGTCATCTGCTTACAAAAGTGAACCTGGCCCTGGGCGATTTTGATGCCGCCATCAAATCCGCCAGCAATGTCATTGACGGAGGAACCTACCATTTAATGACCGCGCCCTTCGGCAATGCACCATCGAATGGCAGTTTTCCGAAAAACGTGATCTGGGACCTGCACCGGCCGGCAAACAAAGCCATTGCAGAGAACAAAGAAGCCTTATTCCTGATCATCGACCGGTTTGGGGATGGCGGCTATGATGGCGGCATGCGTATTATGCGCCAGGCCGTTCCTTTCTGGGGTACCTATATCACAACACCAACAGGGAAAAAGGGAACCAATGATAATGTATCCAATATTGATGTGGTGCAATCGGATTCCGTAGGCCGTGGTATCGGAAGGTGCCGCCCCACCAATTACAGTCAGTTTGAAATATGGAACGACCCCAAGGATCTGCGCCACGCCAAAGGCAACTGGATGAATATGGAAGACCTGGTATATAATGATATGGAGTTAAAGGAGTCAAACGATCCCTATTATCTGAAGCCGCTGCAATACAAGGATGACAAAGGCAATTTGCTGGTATCGGATACGATCCGCTGCTGGTTTGGATGGCCGCAGTACAAAACATTTATTCCTGACAATGAAAATAAACCCATGCAGGGCGGTCATACCGACTGGTATGTATTCCGCCTGGCAGAAACCTATTTATTGAGAGCAGAAGCTTATTTCTGGAAAGGCGACCAGGCCAATGCCCTGGCGGACCTGAACAAGGTGCATACTCGTGCAGGCGCCAGTCCGCTCACCGGCCCGGTAACAATGGCTACCATCCTTGACGAACGCGCCCGTGAACTGTTTTATGAAGAGCCCCGGAAAACCGAGCTTACCCGCATCTCCTACATTTTTGCAATGACCGGTAAAGCTGCGGAAAACGGAAAGACCTACAGCCTGAATAATTTTTCGGACGCCAATTATTTTTATGACAGGATCATCGCAAAAAATAATTTCTACCGCGAAGGGATCCGCACCAATCACAACGACCAGTATACCATCAGCCCCTATCATGTGCTCTGGCCCGTGCCTTCGGATGCTATACAGGGTAACATCAACGGACGTATCAATCAGAATAAAGGTTATGTGGGCTACGAGCTGAACAAGCCACCCCTGGACGCGATTCCCGAAGAATAA
- a CDS encoding Gfo/Idh/MocA family protein, whose protein sequence is MSNAKSRRNFIKNSARISAGAFILPKVPLIVPSSFFTKDAPSNKINIAQIGCGRIAMTHDSVETFKHESARIMAMADVDRYRLEAGKKRVEGWYTKKTGKSNYIDIKMYDDYRELLLNKDIDAVIISTPDHWHAQPAMEAALAGKHIYLQKPTSLTIEEGRSMSDTVRKTGVVFQLGSQQRSVSPWPQFKKACELVRNGRIGKLHTVHVGLPADPPGGNTTEMPIPEGFNYDMWLGSTPYIYYTLDRVHNQKDIESRGGWLRQEQFGAGMITGWGVHHIDIAHWGMDTELTGPIEVEGSAQYPKTGLWNVHGDYEVTAKYANGVTMLINSKNPNGVKFEGSKGWIFVSRGNVGVTASDPGAGSGAQNKAFNASDPRILTSVIGPNEIHLYESREQHLNWVDCIISKKPNISPAEVAHRSCSACLVAHAAMKLGMKLYWDPKKEQFKDNIEANKLLSRPQRYPYGTNYVLNKQKK, encoded by the coding sequence ATGTCCAACGCAAAAAGCAGAAGAAATTTTATAAAGAACTCCGCCCGCATTTCGGCAGGGGCCTTCATATTGCCCAAGGTACCCCTGATTGTACCATCCTCCTTTTTTACAAAGGACGCTCCCAGCAATAAGATCAATATCGCACAGATCGGTTGCGGCCGTATCGCGATGACGCATGATTCTGTGGAAACCTTTAAACACGAGTCGGCACGGATCATGGCCATGGCCGATGTAGACCGCTACCGCCTCGAAGCCGGTAAAAAAAGGGTGGAAGGCTGGTACACCAAGAAAACAGGAAAATCGAATTACATAGATATCAAGATGTATGATGATTACCGCGAACTGTTATTGAATAAGGACATTGATGCAGTCATCATCAGCACCCCCGATCACTGGCATGCGCAGCCCGCAATGGAAGCGGCACTCGCCGGAAAACACATCTACCTGCAAAAGCCCACCTCCCTTACCATCGAAGAAGGCCGCTCTATGAGCGACACCGTGCGTAAAACAGGAGTGGTATTCCAGTTGGGCAGCCAGCAACGTTCGGTATCGCCCTGGCCGCAGTTTAAAAAAGCCTGTGAGCTGGTACGCAACGGCCGTATCGGGAAGCTGCACACCGTACATGTGGGCCTGCCGGCCGATCCTCCAGGGGGAAATACCACAGAAATGCCGATACCGGAAGGATTCAACTACGACATGTGGCTGGGATCCACCCCTTATATCTATTATACCCTGGACCGCGTGCACAATCAGAAAGATATCGAATCCCGCGGCGGCTGGCTGCGTCAGGAGCAGTTTGGTGCCGGAATGATCACCGGCTGGGGCGTTCACCATATCGATATTGCCCATTGGGGTATGGATACGGAGCTAACAGGGCCGATAGAGGTAGAAGGCTCCGCACAGTATCCCAAAACCGGGTTGTGGAATGTGCATGGCGATTATGAGGTAACCGCAAAATATGCCAACGGAGTTACCATGTTAATTAACAGTAAGAACCCAAATGGTGTTAAATTTGAAGGCAGCAAGGGATGGATCTTTGTTTCCCGCGGTAACGTAGGTGTAACAGCAAGCGATCCCGGTGCCGGTTCCGGAGCGCAGAACAAGGCCTTCAATGCCAGCGATCCCCGGATCCTGACATCGGTAATCGGGCCCAACGAGATCCATTTGTATGAAAGCAGGGAACAGCATCTGAACTGGGTGGATTGCATCATCAGCAAAAAACCCAATATCAGCCCGGCGGAAGTAGCACACCGCTCCTGCAGCGCCTGCCTGGTTGCACATGCCGCCATGAAGCTGGGAATGAAGTTGTATTGGGATCCTAAAAAGGAGCAGTTTAAGGACAATATTGAAGCCAATAAACTGCTGTCCCGCCCGCAACGGTATCCCTATGGCACCAACTATGTATTGAACAAACAAAAAAAATAA